Proteins encoded together in one Gemmatimonadaceae bacterium window:
- the mnmA gene encoding tRNA 2-thiouridine(34) synthase MnmA, whose amino-acid sequence MRERVLVAMSGGVDSSVAAAMLVEQGYDVVGATMKLFCYGDEIVDRPCCSLDSIDDARRVCESLGVPHYVLNLESAFSHDVIDDFVSEYARGRTPIPCVRCNTFTKFRDLVHKADGIDARWIATGHYARVVDGVLHRGVDPSKDQSYFLWGIDREVLVRMLLPVGTQTKSETRAVARRLGLEVVADKLESQDICFVPDGDHTKIIRSTLGPDAPSLSRGPFVLSNGEVVGGHDGHARFTIGQRRGLPGGFAEPMFVTAIRPADRAVVIGPREELLGSGLVARGVNWLVDPPAVGSRVDVQVRHRAAPAPAEVVRLDGDEIELALDEPVSAITPGQSAVFYARDVLLGGGLIETAARMMLPIIA is encoded by the coding sequence GTGAGAGAGCGTGTGCTGGTCGCCATGTCGGGCGGCGTCGACTCGTCGGTCGCCGCGGCGATGCTCGTCGAGCAGGGCTACGACGTCGTCGGCGCGACGATGAAGCTCTTCTGCTACGGCGATGAGATCGTCGACCGCCCCTGCTGCTCCCTCGATTCGATCGACGACGCGCGCCGCGTGTGCGAATCGCTGGGCGTGCCGCACTACGTGCTCAACCTCGAGAGCGCGTTCTCGCACGACGTGATCGACGACTTCGTGAGCGAGTACGCGCGCGGGCGTACGCCCATTCCCTGCGTGCGCTGCAACACGTTCACCAAGTTCCGCGACCTCGTGCACAAGGCCGACGGCATCGACGCGCGCTGGATCGCCACCGGCCATTACGCGCGCGTGGTGGACGGCGTACTGCACCGCGGCGTCGACCCGTCCAAGGACCAGTCGTACTTCCTCTGGGGCATCGACCGCGAGGTACTCGTACGCATGCTCCTGCCGGTCGGGACGCAGACCAAGTCCGAGACGCGCGCCGTGGCACGCCGGCTGGGCCTCGAGGTCGTGGCCGACAAGCTCGAGAGCCAGGACATCTGCTTCGTGCCCGACGGCGACCATACGAAGATCATCCGCTCAACGCTCGGGCCGGACGCACCCAGCCTATCGCGCGGTCCATTCGTGCTCTCGAATGGCGAGGTCGTGGGCGGCCACGACGGCCACGCACGATTCACCATCGGCCAGCGCCGCGGGCTCCCCGGCGGATTCGCCGAGCCGATGTTCGTGACCGCCATCAGGCCGGCCGACCGCGCGGTGGTGATCGGCCCGCGCGAGGAGCTACTGGGCAGCGGGCTCGTGGCGCGCGGCGTGAACTGGCTCGTCGATCCGCCCGCCGTGGGCTCGCGCGTCGACGTGCAGGTGCGCCACCGCGCGGCTCCCGCGCCGGCCGAGGTCGTGCGCCTGGACGGTGACGAGATCGAGCTGGCGCTGGACGAGCCGGTGAGCGCCATCACGCCGGGCCAGTCGGCGGTGTTCTACGCTCGCGACGTACTCCTCGGCGGGGGGTTGATCGAAACCGCGGCGCGGATGATGCTGCCGATCATTGCGTAG